The nucleotide sequence TCCCTCTACGCCACCACTTTCCAACCGGAGATCGGCCATGCGGCGCTTACGCCCCAGGGCGCCGACGTCCTCAAGGTCCGCTACGGATTATCCTGATGCGACCGACGAGGCTGGGCCGATCCACCGCCGAGCGAGCGCCGTCCGCCCACCGCGGCGCTCGCTCATTCCTTTCAAGAGCCTGCGCATGAATGATATCCTAGCGTCATTGCGAGCGGAGCGACGCAATCCAGTCGGCGCTGGCTGGATTGCTTCGTCGCTACGCTCCTTGCAATGACGTGCAATCAGGCGAACAACTCCGACGGTAGCGTCACGCCCTCACGCTCATCGTCCCAGATGACGTGCATGATCCACCAGCGCGCGCCGTCGTCGAATAGCTGGATCATGTTCATACCCCGCTTCAGCATCCGCCCGCCCTCCGGCCGGTCATAGGCCTCATAAGCTGAGAAGATCTGCGCGATATTGCCGAAGCGGACCATGCGCCGGGCGATCTCATGCTCGTAGAAATCCATGCTCGCGAGCAGCGGCGCCGTCGCCTCGCGATAGCCGTCGACGGAAAAGGAAAAGGCCACCGGCCGCCCCGCCTCGTCGAGCTTTGTCCGGACCAGGCGCGCGTCCGGATGAAATAGCGGCTTCGCCCCCTCCCAATCCTGCCCGCCGGCGGGCCCCGAGATGGTGGCGTAGAAGGCGCCGATCAGCTGGTCGATATCGTGAAAGCCCATGACTTTTTGCTCCATTCAATCAGCGCCTCGTCAGCGGCGGCTCGACGACTGTTGCGCTAAAATCGCAGCGAGTTCCAATCCCTATCCGAATGTTTCGGCGCCAGATTGACAGGTCTAGGCACCTGTGCAGAAGCTTCTTCTTCATTCTAGGGAATTATCCCGAATATCCACGCACTTCCGTCGAGAGGACGAACGCAATGCGACCTGGCGCGGTTTTTCCCGTGCTGTTGTTGCTGACCGCATGTGGCGGCAGCGGTAGCAGCAGCACGCCGACTCCTTCACAGCCCAATCAGGCGCCAAGCTTCACCTCGCCGACCGCCGTCAGCGTCACCGAGAATAGGAGAGACGCCTATCGGGCTGTCGCCAACGATCCGGAAAAGGGCTCTCTCACCTATTCGATTTCGGGTGGCGCGGACGCTGCGCGCTTTTCCCTTTCGTCCGCAGGATTGCTCAGCTTCTTGATCTCGCCGAGTTTCGAGACGCCGGAGGATGCCGACGGAGATAATGTCTACGTCGTCCAGCTGAGCGTGAGCGATGGTCAATTGAGCGACACTATAACCGTCCAGATTACCGTCACCGACACCCGCGAGGGCATTCAGGTGCGGCGGGTGGGTGCGGGCTTCGACCAGCCGCTGTACGTAGCACCGATTCCTGGCGACACGCGTGTGTTTGTCCTTGAAAAAGGCGGGAACATAATGATCCTTGATCCCTCCACAGGATCGAAGGGTCTATTCGCCGCAGTAAGCGACATTTCGACCGATGGGGAGCGTGGGCTGCTGGGGCTGGCGGCATCGCCCACCTTCCAGACCGACGATACTCTGTTTGTCTTCGTGACGAACACCGAAGGCGATCTCCAAATACGCACTTACCATCGCGGGCTCGATGGGCGTGGTTACCAGTCCACCATCGCGCCGGTGGTGCTACAGATCGAGCATAGCGAGTTCAGCAATAACAATGGTGGCTGGCTCGGTTTCGGCCCTGATGGCGATCTTTATATCGCGACGGGAGATGGCGGCGGAGACGGTGATCCTCGCAACAATGCGCAGGACCCATTTTCGCTCTTGGGTAAGATCCTGCGCCTCACGCGAAACCCCGATCCGTATGCGGGCGCGGCTCCCGTGTTCTGGATTCCGTCGCCAGATAATCCGTTCGCCAATGGCGGAGGGGCCCCGGAAGTCTTCGCTTACGGCCTACGCAATCCGTTCCGCGCCTCTTTCCATAACGGGGAATTGCTTATCGGCGACGTTGGCCAGGACATGGTCGAGGAGGTTGACCTCCTGAGGCCCAAGGATGCCGGCGCCAATTTCGGCTGGCCATTTCGAGAAGGAACGCGCGCGTTTCGCGGCAATCCGCCCACCGGACTGGTCGATCCTGTCACCCAATATCTGCACGGCGCCGGCCCAAAAGAAGGCGGGTCGATCACGGGCGGCTACGTCTATCGGGGCCCGGTAGATTCGCTCGTAGGCCACTATGTCTTCGGCGACTTCGTCAGCGGGAACATCTGGACCGTTACCACAGGCCTGCTGCGTCCAGGCGAGGTCCTGGCGTCGAACCGGTATGAGCTGCGAAACTCCGACTTTACCCCCGATCGCGGAAGCATAGACCGACTCGTGTCGTTCGGAGAGGATGCAGTGGAAAACCTTTACATCGTTGATTTCGATGTCGAGATATTCATCGTCGGCAAGTCGTGATACGCAGCCTGACGCTCCTATCGCTTCTCTGGATGGCGGGTTGCACAATGCCACATGAGACCATGAATGCGTCAACCGACGCCCGGAGCCGTTTGCTGGAATGGCCCGATCTCCTGGAGCGCCCGCGGCCAGAGGAGAATGCGACGATCCGCTATGGCGACGACCCTTATCAGACAGTCGATCTGTGGCTCCCCGAAGGCGACGGTCCGCATCCGACGGTGCTGATGGTTCATGGCGGCTGCTGGACGACCGGGATTGCCGACCGCACCATCATGAACTGGATCGCCGATGACCTGCGTTCGCGCGGCATCGCCGTGTGGAATATCGACTATCGCGGCGTCGATCGACCGGGAGGCGGCTATCCCGGCACCTTCCTCGACGCGGGCGCCGCGACCGATGCGTTGGAGGCGAACGCCGAACGCTACAATCTCGACATCTCCCCCTTGGTCGCCACCGGGCATTCGGCGGGCGGGCACCTGGCGCTGTGGCTGGCCGGCCGGTCGCGTCTTCCGGAGGATAGTCCGCTTCGAACGGCTGACCCCGTCAGGATCGATACCGTGGTGAGCCTTGGCGGCCTCCCCGACCTGGAGGAGGCGGCGCGGCCGCCGGGGAGCGGTTGCGGAACCGAGGTGGTCGAAAGGCTGACCGGCGGCCGCTTCGAGGACACGTCGGTGCCGCGTCTCGCCCCACTGGGAGCGGACCAGGTGCTGATCAACGGGCTCCAGGACAAGATCATCCCCACCGCCTATGCGGAAGGCTATGCCGCGCCGATGCGCGCGGCCGGGGACAAGGTGACGGTGCGGATGATCGACGACACCGGACATGTCGAGCTGGTCGCACCGGAGACCAAGGCCTGGGCGGCGGCGGTGGAGGAAATCCAACGCGCCCTTCGTCATCCCGGCAAAAGCCGGGATCCAAGCACAGGGAGCTCGGATTGATGCAGCGGGATATTCGCTCGAGGACTGAGTTCTTGGGTCCCGGCATTCGCCGGGATGACGCGGAGGCTGAGCGGCGATGATCACCCTCGAGCAGGTCCGTGCCCTTGACGCCGCCGATCCGCTGCGCGCCTGTCGTGAGCGCTTCGCCCTTCCCGAGGGGCTCGTCTATCTCGACGGCAATTCGCTCGGCGCGCTTCCCAGGGCCGCCGTCGAGCGGCAGCGCCAGGTGGTCGAGCGGGAATGGGGCCGCGATCTCATCCGCAGCTGGAACAGCCATGACTGGATCGGCGCGCCGCAACGGGTTGGAGCCAAGATCGCGCCGCTGATCGGCGCCAAGCCTCACGAGGTGATCGTCGCCGACTCCGTGTCGGTGAACCTGTTCAAGCTGATCACCGCCGCGGCCGCCTTGTCGCCGAAGCGCCCGCTGCTGCTGTCCGAACCCGGCAATTTCCACACCGACCTCCACGTCGCCAGCGGCGCCACCGAGCTGGTGCCCAACCTCAGGCTGGAAACGGTCGAGCGCGGGCGGATCGAGGAGGCGCTGGGGCCGGACACGAACCTGCTGCTGCTGACGCACGTGCATTACAAGACCGGGGAGCGCTTCGACATGGCGCGCGTCACGGCCCGGGCCAAGGATTCCGGCGCCCTCACCCTCTGGGATTTGAGCCACAGCGTCGGCGCGGTGCCGCTTCAGCTCAATCGGGACGGAGCTGAGCTCGCCGTCGGCTGCGGCTACAAATATCTGAACGGCGGCCCCGGCGCGCCGGCCTTCCTCTACGTTGCCGAGCATCTGCAGGAGCGGCTGATGCCCGTCTTGCGCGGCTGGATGGGCCATGCCGCGCCCTTTGCCTTCACCGACGAGTACGTCCCCGCCCCCGGCATCGCTCGCTTCCTTGCCGGCACGCCGCCGATGCTGAGCCTGCTGGCGCTGGAGAGCGGCGTCGAGAGCTTCGAAGGCGTCGACATGGAGACGGCCTGGGCCAAGTCGACGGCCCTGTTCGATCTCTTCGCCGCCCTCGTCGAACAGCGCTGCGCCGGCCACGGCCTCGACTGCGTCAGCCCGCGCGACCCCGGCGCGCGCGGCAGCCACATCTCCTACCGTCACCCCCACGCCTTCGAAATCTGCCAGGCGCTGATCGAAGCGGAGGTGATCGGCGACTTCCGGGCACCCGACGTCGTCCGCTTCGGGCTCACCCCGCTCTATCTCGGCTACGAGGACATCTGGACCGCCATCGACCGGCTGGTCGACATCCTCGAAAGCGGCCGCTGGCGCGAGCCTCGGTTCGCGGTCAGAGGCAAGGTGACGTGATCCGGGGATCACGGATGGGAAGGGGGACCAGCCTTGGGCTGGTGGAGAAGTAGCTGCCCTGACGGCCGGCGCTCGATCGCGATCCTCTAATCTTGCGCCACCTTACCCCTCTCCCATGTCTCCGGCGTAGGAAGGATTAGAAGCTGCGTATCGCCTCTATGATCTGGGGATAGGCGCGGCCGTGGACGGCGAAGCCCATATGGCTGCAGTCGAGTTCGATCTGGCGGTCGCTCTGGCCCTCGACGCCGCGCGCGCAGGCGGGGGCGACCATGCCATCGCGGCGGGACCACAGGGCGAGGGTGGGCACGGGCGGCTTTGCTTCGACATCCGCCTCGAGCGGCGGCGCGTCGACCGGGTGGCCGGCGATCATCTCATAGAGACGCCATGCATTGTTGGCGCGCCGGTTGCCTGAGAAGGGCGTGCCCATCGTCACGACCTTCTCGACCAGATCGGGGCGCAGCTTGGCGACTTCGCGGGCATAGAGGCCGCCAAGGCTCCAGCCGACCATGATGACGGGACGGCCGGCGCCGAACCATTCGACGCGGGCGAGGATCCGCTTCAGCGTATCGGCCCTGACGCCGGTGTTGAGGCCCATGCCCCAGCCGGATACGCGATAGCCCGCCTCGGCGAGGGCGCGCTGGAGGCCGAGCGTGGTGCGGTCGCTGGCGAGGAAGCCGGGGATGACCATCAGCCTAGGCCCGTCTATCGGTCCCCGCTCCCCTAACCGTCCGAACCCTCGCCAGACGCGCGAGGCGACCATCAGGCCTTCCCTGATCAGCAGCCTCGCGGGCGGGGCGCAGTCCTCAGAGGTATTCGCCACCCATCAGGCCCTGCAGCGCCTTGGGCAGCTTCACGCGCCCGTCCGCCTGCTGATGATTTTCGAGCAGGGGCACGAGGATGCGGGGGCTCGCCAGCGCGGTGTTGTTGAGGGTGTGGACGAAGCGCACCTTGCGCTCGCCGTCGCGCCAGCGGAGGTTCGCCCGGCGCGCCTGCCAATCGTGCAGGGTCGAGCAGCTGTGCGTCTCGCGATATTTGCCAAGGCTCGGCACCCAGCTTTCGATGTCGTTCATGCGATACTTGCCGAGGCCCATGTCGCCGGTCGAGGTTTCGACCACCTGATAGGGGATTTCGAGGTCCTTCAGCAGCATCTCGGCATTGGCGAGCAACCGCGCGTGCCATTCGGCCGAAATCGCGTCGTCATCCTCGCAGATGACGTACTGCTCCAGCTTGTAGAATTGATGGACGCGCAGCAGCCCGCGCACGTCGCGCCCCGCGCTCCCCGCCTCGCGGCGGAAGCAGGGGGAGTAGCCGGCGTAGAGGATCGGGAGCTTGTCGGCCTCGATGATCTCGCCCGAATGCAGGCTGGTCAGCGCGATCTCGCCGGTCCCGGCGAGATAGAGCTCGTCCTTCGGAATCTCGTAGGCTTCTTCCTCATGACCGGGGAAATGCCCGGTGGCGACGAAGGCGCTCGGCCTAGCCAGAGCCGGTACCGTCATCATCGTGAAGCCCTCGGCGGCGAGCTTCTGCTGCGCCCAGAACATCAGCGCCTGCTCCAGCAAAGCGAGGCGGCCCTTGAGGCAGTATTGGCGCGAGCCCGATACCTGGGTGATGCGGCCGAGGTCGGCCCAATCGTTCATCTCGATCAGCGCGACATGATCACGCGGCTCGAAATCGAAGCTCGGAATCTCGCCGACCTGGCGCACGACCGTGTTGAAGGTCTCGTCCGGTCCAATCGGCGCACCGTCCCAGGGGATGCCGGGCAGGCGCAGCATCAGCGCTTCGAGCGCGCCCGACTTCTCCGCCAGCGCGGCCTCAATCTCGCCGGCGCGCGCGCCCATCTCCTTGGCCTTGGCGCCGAGCGCCGGCCGCTCCGAGGGATCCGCGGTCTTGAAGCTGGCGCTGATCTCGTTGCGCTGTCGGCGGAGGTCGTCGACCTCGGTCTTCATCGCCCGCACCTCGCCGTCGAGGGCGAGGAGCGCATCGATATCGATGTCTACATTCTTGTCGGCGATCGCCTTACGGACGGTATCGCCATTCTCGCGGATGAAATTCAGGCTCAGCATGGCGCCGCCCTAGCTTCCTCAATAAGCAAGCGCCAGCCCGTCGGCGCGCATCTCGCTCGACGCGCCGTAGACGCGCTCATTGCCGTCCATCCGCCGCTCCACGCATTGATAGCGACCGAAGCCGCCGTCGGATTCGCCGATCTTCCAGCCCATCGCCGCGAGCGCCGCCGCCGTTCTATCGGGTACGCCCGTCTCCAGCCGCAGCAGGCCGCGCGGACCGAGCGTGGGATCGTCCTCGCCCATCGCCTGCGACGAGCCTTCATGATGCCAGCGCGGCGAATCTCCGGCCGCCTGGGCGTCGAGGCCATAATCGGTCCGATTGATGATGATCTGCGCTTGGCCCTGCGGCTGCATGTCGCCGCCCATGACGCCGAAGGACAGCCACGGCTGATCGCCCTTGGTCGCGAAGCCGGGGATGATGGTCTGGAAAGGGCGCTTGCCCGGCGCATAGATGTTGGGGTGGCCGTCCACCGTCGTGAAGAGCTGGCCGCGGTCTTGGAACATGAAGCCGAGCCCGTCGGCGACGAGGCCGGAGCCCATGCCGCGGAAGTTGGACTGGATCATCGACACCATCATCCCGTCCCTATCGGCGACCGAGAAATAGGTGGTGTCGCCCCGCGACGGCGCGTCGCCTGGCCGTATCTTGTCGTTGATTCGGTCCGGCCGGATCAGCTTCGCCCGTTGGGCTGCATAGGCCTTGGACACCAGCCAGTCGGCGGGCACGTCCACCAGGTCTGGATCGGCATAGTAGCGGGCGCGATCCTCATAGGCGAGCCGCTTCGCCTCCGCCTGGAGATGGATCGAGAGCGGCGACTGGAAGCCCGCGCCCTTCAGATCGAAATGCTCCAGAATGTTGAGCATCTGGAGAGTCGCCAGGCCCTGCGTGTTCTCGCCAATCGCATGGACGCGGACGCCGCGATAGTCGGTCGAATAGGGCTGGGTCCATTTGGACTGATGGGCGGCGAGATCGGCATAAGAGAGCCAGCCGCCGATGCGCTTGAAATAGGCGTCGATGGCGCGGGCGATGTCGCCTTCGTAGAAGGCATCGCGGCCGCCCTCGGCGATCATGCGGTAGGTGCGGGCGAGGTCCGGGTTCCGGAAGATCTCGCCCACCCCTGGCGTCTCGCCGCCGGGTGCGAACGTGGCGCGGGCATTGTCGAGCTCCTCGATGCCCATGCCGGGCCGTGCGAAGTTCGTCATGCCGCGCCGAATATAATAAGCGACCACCGCCGGCACCGGCACGCCGCCCTCGGCATAGGCGATGGCGGGCTCGAACAGCTCGGCCCATTTGAGCTTTCCGTATTTGCCGTGGAGCGTCCACCACATGTCGACCGTGCCGGGCACCGACACCGGCAGCGCGCCATAGGGCGGGATGAAGCCGTTCCTGAGGCGACTCCGCACCGCCTCAAGAGTTAGCGAGCGGGGCGAGCGACCCGAGCCGGAGATGCCGACGACCTTGGCGGCCTTCGGGTCCCACAGCATCGCATAGCCGTCGCCGCCGATGCCGCAGGCGGTGGGCTCCAGGAAGCCGAGGCAGGCGTTGATCGCGATCGCCGCGTCGACCGCCGAGCCGCCCTTCCTCAAGATGTCGATGCCGGCCAGGGTCGCCAGCGGGTGCGACGTGCCCGCCGCGCCCGATCGGCCGAACACTTCGGAGCGGGTACCGAAGCTGGCGCCCACCGGCCTGTCGCCCGCCTCGACATCGGACCGCTCCCAGCGATCGACGCCGGGTGGCTGAAAACCGGGAAAGGGCTCGGCCTCGGTTTGCGCCTTGGCGGTTTCCGTAAGCGAAAGTCCCACCGCGGCGGCCGGCAACGCGGCCAGAAATTCCCGTCTCTCCATCATGTCCTCCCCGGCTCGTTCCCCTCTCTATAACGCGCGATGAAGCATCCGCCAGTCGCCGGCCAGTCATTGAAATTGACCGGCCGAGGGCCCAGTCCCTAAGAACGAGCATCTGTCAGGGAGGAAGCGGTTGAGGTTGATGCCTGTCCGCATCGCGCAGGTGATTACCGGCACGGCGCTCGGAATGGCGCTGCTCTATTTCCTCGGGAGCATCCTGATCCCCTTCGTCATCGCCTTCGTCCTGGCGGTGCTGGTGGATGCCTTCGTCCGCTCGATCGTGCGGCGCTGGCCGAAGGCGCCCGGCTGGGCCGTGGCGACCTTGGCCGGCGCCGTCATCGGGATCGGCGCCTTCACTGCCTTTTATGTGATCGCACAGGGCGCGGTGGAGATGGTCCAGCAGGCCCCTGCCCTCGCCGCCCGGCTGGAACAGCTGGTGCACGACGCCGGGCAGTCTTTCGGCCTGGAAAAGCCGCTGCACCTCAGCACCCTGGTCGGCAGCGTCAGCGTTCCGCAGCTGGCGGGGGACGCGCTGCAGGGCGCGCAGGACATTCTCTCCGGCGTCTTCCTGATGATCGTCTATTTCGGTTTCATGCTGGCCTCGCGTCCGCGGCTCGCCACCAAGGTTCGCGCCATCGCCGCTTCGTCGGACCGCGCCGAGGCGATCAAGTCGGGCATGACCCGCATCGCGACGGACATCGAGACCTATGTGTGGGTGCAGACCTTGACCGGCATCATGCTGGCGGGCGCGTCGGGCGCGGTGATGGTCGGCGTCGGCCTCGACAATGCCCTCTTCTGGACCGTCGTCCTGTTCCTGCTGTCCTACATCCCGATCATCGGCGTCACCGTCGGATCGGTGGCTCCGGCCCTGTTCACCCTGCTCCAGTTTCCGACGGTGTGGCAGGCCGCCGTGGTGTTCGCCGGGATCCAGCTCGCCGCCTTCGTCGTCGGCAACCTCATCTATCCGCGTATGCAGGCCGAGACGCAGAATATCGATCCCGTCGCGACGATCCTGGCCCTGTCCTTCTGGGGATTCCTCTGGGGCGTGCCGGGCGCCTTCCTGGCGGTGCCGCTTACCCTGATGCTGATGATGGTCTGCGCCGAATTCGACAGCACGCGGTGGGTGGCCGTCCTGCTCTCCAACGACGGCCGCCTGCCGGAACCGCCCCCTTCCCGGCGACTGGCTGAACAAGAAGGATGGCGGAGACGGAGGGATTCGAACCCTCGGTAGGGAATTTATCCCTACGGCGGTTTAGCAAACCGCTGGTTTCAGCCACTCACCCACGTCTCCGCAAAGCGCTGAACGGCGGGCTATAGCGGCGGCATTCACACTGTTCAACCAATCAAAAGACAACCGTTCCGGCGCGCTATCGACTCGGCTCATCGTCCGTTCATTGCGGCGCAAGGCTAGAACGGGTTAACTAAGCCGCAGCGAGGGCCCGGGGGAACGCGTATCATGTTCAAAGCCGCATTTGTGAAACTGCTCGCCGCAGGCCTTGCCCTGTCGGCCGCGCCGGCGATCGCACAGATCACTGAGATCGACCCCAACAACGCCGGCCAGTATCAGGCGCCGGCGGAGCAGGGCTACACCGATCCCTATGCGGCCGATCCCTATGCCACCGACCCGAATGGCTTCGCCCCCGCCGACGATCCCTATCAGCCGGTCGACCCCGGCACCGATGAGAACTGGGAGGCTGCGCCCGCAGCCCCCATGGCGACGGCGCCGGTCCCCGCTCCCCAGGCGAATGCCGCGGCCGGCCAGACCATCCCGCGCGAGGACATCTTCACCGCCGCCGAAGACGTTTTCGGCAAGGGCACCGAGGGCCTCGCCGGCATCATCGAGAATATCCTGCGCGACCAGGGCGAACCCGTCGCCTATATCAAGGGGCAGGAGGCAGGCGGCGCCTTCGTCTTCGGCGTCCGCTACGGTTCGGGGACCATGCACCATCAGGTCGAGGGCGACCGCCTCGTCTACTGGACCGGGCCGTCGCTCGGCTTCGATTTCGGGGCCGATGCCAGCAAGGTCTTCGTGCTGGTCTACAACCTCTACGACAGCCAGAACCTCTTCAAGCGCTATCCGGGCGCCGAGGGCAATGCCTATGTCCTGGGCGGCTTCACCGCGAGTTATCATCGCAGCGGCGACGTCGTCCTGATCCCGGTGCGCCTGGGCGTCGGCCTGAGGTTGGGCGTCAATGCCGGCTATATGAACTTCACCGAAAAGACCCGCTGGCTGCCCTTCTGAGGCTCAGGCCGCGACGCCCGCGAAGCGCCAGGGCAGGGTCTCGCCGGCGTGGAAGGGCACCAGGCTGCTTCCGGCGGCGGCGAGCGCGTCCGGAACCTCTGACGGCACCCGCTCCAGGACCACGCGGCCCTCGTTGAGCGGCAGCCCGTAGAAGCGCGGGCCATTCTCCGAGGCGAAGGCCTCGAGCCGGTCGAGCGCGCCTTCCTCCTCGAACACCCCCGCGTAGGATTCGAGTGCGAAGGGCGCATTGAAGATGCCGGCGCAGCCGCAGGCGGCCTCCTTGCGCTCCACCGCGTGCGGCGCGCTGTCGGTCCCCAGGAAGAATTTCGGCGATCCCGACGTGGCGGCGCGGCGGACGGCGAGACGATGCTGCTCGCGCTTCGCGACGGGAAGGCAGTAGGCGTGGGGCCTCAAGCCCCCGGCGAACAGCGCGTTGCGGTTGATGATGAGATGCTGGGGCGTGACCGTCGCCGCGACGTTGGGGCCCGCTGCTTCGACGAAAGCGACGCCTTCGGCGGTCGTGATATGCTCGAACACGACCTTCAGCTCCGGCAGGTCGCTGACGAGCTTCGAGAGCACCCGCTCGATGAACACGGCCTCGCGGTCGAAGATGTCGATGTCGGGATCGGTCACTTCGCCGTGGACGAGAAGCGGCATGCCGATGCGCTGCATCGCCTCCAGCGCCGGATAAAGGGTCCGCACGTCCGTCACGCCGTGGGCGGCGTTGGTGGTGGCATGAGCCGGATACAGCTTGGCGGCGGTGAAGACGCCTTCGCCAAAGCCGCGCTCGATCTCGGCCGCGTCGGCATGATCGACCAGGTAACAGGTCATCAGCGGCGTGAAGTCGCTGCCTTCAGGAAGCGCCGCCAGGATGCGCTCGCGATAGGCGACCGCGTCGGCGACGCTGATCACCGGCGGCACGAGGTTCGGCATCACGATCGCGCGGCCGAACTGGCGCGCGGTGTAGGGCGCCACCGCCTTCAGCATCTCGCCGTCGCGAAGGTGAACATGCCAGTCATCGGGGCGGCGAAGGGTGAGGCGGGCGGTTTGAGTCATGTGATGCAGCGCAATCGGTCACGAGCGGTTTGGAAATCGGGTGGAGACCCCCTAACTCGTCTTCATGCCAGCGACCACCCTCATCGACCGCGCCCTTCTCCGTATCTCGGGTGAAGACATCCGCGGATTTCTCCAAGGCCTCGTCACCAACGACGTAAATCGGCTCGCCCCGGACAGACCGCTCTGGGCCGGGCTGCTGACGGCACAGGGCAAGGCGCTGTTCGACTTCATCCTGTGGGCGGACGGCGATGACGTGCTGATCGACTGCGAGGCCGAGCAGCTCGAGCCGCTTCGCAAACGCCTCCTCCTCTACCGCCTCCGCCGGCCGATCGCGATTGAGCGGGACGAGAGCCTGGCGGTGCACTGGTCGCTCGGTTCCCCGGCTGAGGGCAGGGTCGAGTCCGGCACTGGCCCGCGGCTTTCGCCTGTGCACGATCCTCGCCTTGCCGAGCTCGGCCATCGCTGGCTCGCGCCTGCCGATGATCCCGCCGAAGGCTGGCTCGAACACCGCCTCTCGCTCGGCGTCACCGAGAGCGTGGCGGAGCTGGGCTCCGACAAGACGCTCTGGCTCGAATGCAACGCCGGCGAGCTGAACGGCGTCAGCTTCGCCAAGGGCTGCTATGTCGGACAGGAAAACACGGCGCGCATGAACTACCGCAACAAGGTCAACCGCCGCCTCGTCGTCGTTCCCGCCGATGCGGCCGGAGAGCGCACTCGTATCCACTATCCGGACCTCGGCCTAGCGGTCGAGCATCGCCGGGTCGACGACCTCGGAGATGCCATCATTCCCGGCTGGCTAGGGGCCTCGCTTCAGCCCGCCTGACTTGCTTCGGAGCGTCTCGGCCGTCACAAGGACGCCCCCGCAGAACGGAGTCTCCCATGATGTCTCGAACCCTGCTCGCCCTTCTCGCGCTGACGACCGCAGCCGCCTGCGTGCAAGCCGACGCGGCGGACACGCCGATCGACGCCGCCAGAATCGAGGAAGCGGTCAAGATCCTGGGGTCGGACGAGTTCGGCGGTCGTGCGCCGGGAACACCGGGCGAGGAGCGGACGGTCGCGTATCTCGTCTCCCAATCCCAGGAGATCGGGCTCGAGCCCGGCGGGGAGAATGGCGGCTGGACCCAGCGCGTAGACCTCCTTCACACGCAACTCGGCGAACCGG is from Sphingosinicella humi and encodes:
- a CDS encoding AI-2E family transporter; this translates as MPVRIAQVITGTALGMALLYFLGSILIPFVIAFVLAVLVDAFVRSIVRRWPKAPGWAVATLAGAVIGIGAFTAFYVIAQGAVEMVQQAPALAARLEQLVHDAGQSFGLEKPLHLSTLVGSVSVPQLAGDALQGAQDILSGVFLMIVYFGFMLASRPRLATKVRAIAASSDRAEAIKSGMTRIATDIETYVWVQTLTGIMLAGASGAVMVGVGLDNALFWTVVLFLLSYIPIIGVTVGSVAPALFTLLQFPTVWQAAVVFAGIQLAAFVVGNLIYPRMQAETQNIDPVATILALSFWGFLWGVPGAFLAVPLTLMLMMVCAEFDSTRWVAVLLSNDGRLPEPPPSRRLAEQEGWRRRRDSNPR
- a CDS encoding YgfZ/GcvT domain-containing protein, translating into MPATTLIDRALLRISGEDIRGFLQGLVTNDVNRLAPDRPLWAGLLTAQGKALFDFILWADGDDVLIDCEAEQLEPLRKRLLLYRLRRPIAIERDESLAVHWSLGSPAEGRVESGTGPRLSPVHDPRLAELGHRWLAPADDPAEGWLEHRLSLGVTESVAELGSDKTLWLECNAGELNGVSFAKGCYVGQENTARMNYRNKVNRRLVVVPADAAGERTRIHYPDLGLAVEHRRVDDLGDAIIPGWLGASLQPA
- a CDS encoding DUF1134 domain-containing protein; the protein is MFKAAFVKLLAAGLALSAAPAIAQITEIDPNNAGQYQAPAEQGYTDPYAADPYATDPNGFAPADDPYQPVDPGTDENWEAAPAAPMATAPVPAPQANAAAGQTIPREDIFTAAEDVFGKGTEGLAGIIENILRDQGEPVAYIKGQEAGGAFVFGVRYGSGTMHHQVEGDRLVYWTGPSLGFDFGADASKVFVLVYNLYDSQNLFKRYPGAEGNAYVLGGFTASYHRSGDVVLIPVRLGVGLRLGVNAGYMNFTEKTRWLPF
- the pyrC gene encoding dihydroorotase, whose amino-acid sequence is MTQTARLTLRRPDDWHVHLRDGEMLKAVAPYTARQFGRAIVMPNLVPPVISVADAVAYRERILAALPEGSDFTPLMTCYLVDHADAAEIERGFGEGVFTAAKLYPAHATTNAAHGVTDVRTLYPALEAMQRIGMPLLVHGEVTDPDIDIFDREAVFIERVLSKLVSDLPELKVVFEHITTAEGVAFVEAAGPNVAATVTPQHLIINRNALFAGGLRPHAYCLPVAKREQHRLAVRRAATSGSPKFFLGTDSAPHAVERKEAACGCAGIFNAPFALESYAGVFEEEGALDRLEAFASENGPRFYGLPLNEGRVVLERVPSEVPDALAAAGSSLVPFHAGETLPWRFAGVAA